Proteins from a genomic interval of Gossypium hirsutum isolate 1008001.06 chromosome A09, Gossypium_hirsutum_v2.1, whole genome shotgun sequence:
- the LOC107888576 gene encoding uncharacterized protein isoform X2, with the protein MEGLSVADANLVMYLHPSKSRNVSQSILRELGSLLFKFNETFDGVLLAYDVNILDKQAKILSGVHPYFGLRLKANLLLFSPKPDMLLEGKVVKLSQESIHVIVLGFSSAIITAENIRGEFKYRTKDKEELFASKSHKRHVIKVGTMIRFLVKR; encoded by the exons ATGGAAGGATTAAGCGTAGCAGATGctaatttggtgatgtatttacACCCATCAAAGAGTAGGAACGTGTCTCAGTCGATTCTCCGTGAGCTTGGCTCTTTGCTATTCAA GTTCAATGAAACATTTGATGGTGTTTTATTGGCCTATGATGTCAATATTCTGGATAAACAGGCGAAAATTCTTTCCGGTGTTCATCCTTATTTTGGTCTTAGACTAAAAGCAAATCTCCTACTTTTTTCACCAAAGCCAGATATGCTCTTAG AGGGGAAGGTAGTGAAGCTTTCTCAAGAatctattcatgttattgttctCGGTTTCTCGTCTGCCATCATAACAGCTGAAAACATTCGTGGAGAATTTAAATATAGAACC AAAGACAAAGAGGAACTATTTGCCAGCAAATCTCACAAGCGACATGTCATAAAGGTTGGAACCATGATCCGATTTTTAGTCAAGAGGTGA
- the LOC107888576 gene encoding uncharacterized protein isoform X1 produces the protein MEGLSVADANLVMYLHPSKSRNVSQSILRELGSLLFKFNETFDGVLLAYDVNILDKQAKILSGVHPYFGLRLKANLLLFSPKPDMLLEGKVVKLSQESIHVIVLGFSSAIITAENIRGEFKYRTKDKEELFASKSHKRHVIKVGTMIRFLVKSFDEEILHIIGSLISAHTGSIRWLDRHLEEDSEFDRSSMKSRDREWLGDKTVDEGATPMSYDNHIKMSKKRRITE, from the exons ATGGAAGGATTAAGCGTAGCAGATGctaatttggtgatgtatttacACCCATCAAAGAGTAGGAACGTGTCTCAGTCGATTCTCCGTGAGCTTGGCTCTTTGCTATTCAA GTTCAATGAAACATTTGATGGTGTTTTATTGGCCTATGATGTCAATATTCTGGATAAACAGGCGAAAATTCTTTCCGGTGTTCATCCTTATTTTGGTCTTAGACTAAAAGCAAATCTCCTACTTTTTTCACCAAAGCCAGATATGCTCTTAG AGGGGAAGGTAGTGAAGCTTTCTCAAGAatctattcatgttattgttctCGGTTTCTCGTCTGCCATCATAACAGCTGAAAACATTCGTGGAGAATTTAAATATAGAACC AAAGACAAAGAGGAACTATTTGCCAGCAAATCTCACAAGCGACATGTCATAAAGGTTGGAACCATGATCCGATTTTTAGTCAAGAG TTTTGATGAGGAAATACTTCATATTATTGGATCTCTGATATCAGCTCACACAGGAAGCATTCGTTGGTTGGATAGACATTTGGAGGAAGATTCAGAATTTGATAG GAGTTCTATGAAGAGTAGAGATAGAGAATGGCTTGGGGATAAAACTGTTGATGAGGGAGCAACTCCCATGAGCTACgataatcatattaaaatgtcGAAAAAGCGTAGAATCACAGAATGA
- the LOC107888576 gene encoding uncharacterized protein isoform X3, with the protein MEGLSVADANLVMYLHPSKSRNVSQSILRELGSLLFKFNETFDGVLLAYDVNILDKQAKILSGVHPYFGLRLKANLLLFSPKPDMLLEGKVVKLSQESIHVIVLGFSSAIITAENIRGEFKYRTKDKEELFASKSHKRHVIKF; encoded by the exons ATGGAAGGATTAAGCGTAGCAGATGctaatttggtgatgtatttacACCCATCAAAGAGTAGGAACGTGTCTCAGTCGATTCTCCGTGAGCTTGGCTCTTTGCTATTCAA GTTCAATGAAACATTTGATGGTGTTTTATTGGCCTATGATGTCAATATTCTGGATAAACAGGCGAAAATTCTTTCCGGTGTTCATCCTTATTTTGGTCTTAGACTAAAAGCAAATCTCCTACTTTTTTCACCAAAGCCAGATATGCTCTTAG AGGGGAAGGTAGTGAAGCTTTCTCAAGAatctattcatgttattgttctCGGTTTCTCGTCTGCCATCATAACAGCTGAAAACATTCGTGGAGAATTTAAATATAGAACC AAAGACAAAGAGGAACTATTTGCCAGCAAATCTCACAAGCGACATGTCATAAAG TTTTGA